One segment of Hippopotamus amphibius kiboko isolate mHipAmp2 chromosome 4, mHipAmp2.hap2, whole genome shotgun sequence DNA contains the following:
- the LOC130852690 gene encoding olfactory receptor 6V1-like: MILIFPFSLSLSLLLFITDHLLAFLCSLFLPLSLSHSQWFSVSVFVSPSLSLVSFPCRGPSPQIMAHLSHPSQFVLLGFSSFGELQILLYRPFLALYLLAFTGNTLIIVPIVADAHLHTPRYFFLGNFSLLEILVTMTAVPRMLSDLRAPHKIISFTGCMVQFYFYFSLGSTSFLILSDMSLDRFVAIRHPLRYGTLMSGDVCARLAGAAWAAPFLAMVRTVLSRADLSYCHGNVINHFFCDNAPLLQLSCSDTSLLEFWDFVMALAFVLSSFLVTLVSYGYIVCTVLRIPSASGRQKTFSTCGSHLTLVFIGYSSTIFLYVQPGKADSVEINKTVALVTSILTPFLNPFILTLRNETFKTVLHGQMQRLKGLLQAL; this comes from the coding sequence ATGATTCTCATattcccattttctctctctttatctctgctTCTGTTTATCACTGACCACCTACTTgcctttctctgttctctttttctgcctctatccTTGTCTCACAGTCAAtggttttctgtctctgtctttgtctctccatctctgtctcttgtTTCCTTTCCGTGCAGGGGTCCCAGCCCACAGATCATGGCACATCTGAGCCACCCTTCCCAATTCGTCCTCTTGGGCTTCTCCTCCTTCGGTGAGCTGCAGATTCTGCTCTACAGGCCCTTCCTCGCGCTTTATCTTCTCGCCTTCACGGGAAACACTCTCATCATCGTCCCGATCGTCGCCGACGCCCACCTCCACACTCCCAGGTACTTCTTCCTGGGCAACTTTTCCCTGCTGGAGATCTTGGTGACTATGACTGCAGTGCCCAGGATGCTCTCTGACCTGCGGGCCCCCCACAAGATCATCTCCTTCACTGGCTGCATGGTCCAGTTCTACTTCTACTTCTCCCTGGGCTCCACCTCCTTCCTCATCCTGTCAGACATGTCCCTTGACCGCTTTGTGGCCATCCGCCACCCCCTGCGTTATGGCACGTTGATGAGCGGGGACGTGTGTGCCCGACTGGCAGGGGCTGCCTGGGCGGCGCCTTTCCTGGCCATGGTACGCACTGTCCTCTCCCGCGCTGATCTCAGTTATTGCCATGGCAATGTCATTaaccacttcttctgtgacaACGCACCTCTGCTGCAGCTGTCCTGCTCAGACACCAGCCTGCTGGAATTCTGGGACTTTGTGATGGCCTTGGCCTTTGTCCTCAGCTCCTTCCTGGTGACCCTCGTCTCTTATGGCTACATCGTGTGCACTGTGCTGCGGATCCCGTCTGCCAGCGGCCGCCAGAAGACCTTCTCCACGTGTGGGTCTCACCTCACGCTGGTCTTCATTGGCTACAGTAGCACCATCTTTCTGTATGTCCAGCCTGGCAAAGCAGACTCTGTGGAGATCAACAAGACTGTTGCCCTGGTGACATCCATCCTCACCCCCTTCCTCAATCCCTTTATCCTCACCCTCCGGAATGAGACATTCAAGACAGTGCTACATGGACAGATGCAGAGGCTGAAAGGCCTCCTCCAGGCACTGTGA
- the LOC130852525 gene encoding olfactory receptor 9A4, with protein MMSNHSSATEFCLLGFSGSQELHHILFAVFFLFYSVTLMGNMVIIVIVCVDKRLQSPMYFFLGHLSALEIMITTIIVPVMLWGLLLPGMQTISLSACVAQLFLYLAVGTTEFALLGAMAVDRYVAVCNPLRYSVIMNSRTCILVVIVSWVFGFLSEIWPVYATFQFTFCKSNLLDHFFCDRGQLLKLSCDDTLFTEFILFLMAVFIIFGSLAPTIVSYTYIISTILKIPTASGRRKAFSTCASHFTFVVIGYGSCLFLYVKPKQTQAAEYNKIVSLLISVLTPFLNPFIFTLRNDKVKEALRDGVKCCCQLLKD; from the coding sequence ATGATGAGCAATCACTCAAGTGCCACTGAATTCTGCCTTTTAGGGTTCTCTGGGTCCCAGGAACTACATCACATTCTTTTTGCTGTGTTCTTCCTCTTCTACTCAGTGACATTAATGGGAAACATGGTCATCATTGTGATTGTCTGTGTTGATAAACGTCTGCAGTcccccatgtatttcttcctcgGTCACCTCTCTGCCTTGGAGATCATGATCACAACCATTATCGTCCCTGTGATGCTCTGGGGGTTGCTGCTCCCTGGGATGCAGACAATATCTCTCTCTGCATGTGTCGCCCAGCTCTTCCTGTACCTGGCTGTGGGGACCACAGAGTTTGCATTGTTGGGAGCAATGGCTGTGGACCGTTACGTGGCTGTCTGTAACCCTCTGAGGTACAGTGTCATTATGAACAGCCGTACCTGCATCTTGGTGGTGATTGTGTCATGGGTGTTTGGGTTCCTTTCTGAAATCTGGCCTGTCTATGCCACGTTTCAGTTTACCTTCTGCAAATCAAACCTGTTAGACCATTTTTTCTGTGACCGAGGGCAGTTGCTCAAACTGTCCTGTGATGACACTCTTTTCACAgagtttattctgtttttaatggCTGTTTTCATTATCTTTGGTTCTCTGGCCCCAACAATTGTCTCCTACACCTACATCATCTCCACCATCCTCAAGATCCCCACTGCCTCTGGCCGAAGGAAAGCCTTCTCTACCTGTGCCTCCCACTTCACCTTTGTGGTGATCGGCTATGGCAGCTGCTTGTTCCTCTATGTGAAACCCAAGCAAACGCAGGCAGCCGAGTACAACAAGATAGTTTCTCTGTTGATTTCCGTGTTAACCCCTTTCCTGAACCCTTTCATCTTCACTCTGCGGAATGACAAAGTCAAAGAGGCTCTTCGAGATGGAGTGAAATGCTGCTGTCAGCTCCTCAAGGATTAA